The genomic region caaagcttttttttccccctccttttatttttttcaaaaccaggcAGCTGAATCACAATCAAGATCCATTTTgttattacatatttttctaatacatatttTCCATTCACAAGCTGACAGGGAAACACAGGCATGCTGAGTGATGTCAGCCAGTGGCAGCACAAGAACTTCCAGGTTTCCTGCCTTCCTGGCCCCTGCCAAGGCCCAGCAAGCAGGCCTACAGAGACATCTCATACCCGTTGTGATGAGACTCCTCTTCTCAAACAGCCATCAGTAAGGAAAGAGCACAGAGGTGTGAGTGCACCACTAGTGTCAGGGGAAGTGTGTGGAGACTGCAGATCTTTTAAACAGTGGAGCAGCACCTGTAAATGGGCCCAGAGACAGGGAAGGGCTCTGCTCTGTGGACCATTTCCTATTGCACTGTGCATGGCAGGGGCCAAGGATGCTGGCTGAAGTGGACTCACCATCTCTTCATGTGGTTTGCAGACAGCAACAGGAGTGATGGAGCTAGAGCCTGCAGAGGTGCACTGCTAGCAGGGGGAAAATAGCTTGGAAACATGTCTCAGGAAGCTAAGAAGGACCTCATCAGCATTAACTGCTGTGGTCCTGTGTGCAtcagaggaagaggaaatcTCTCTGCTGGCAGATACAGCTCGGATGAGGACAGGGTGCTGGCATAAGGTGTACAGGATCCTGCCCTGTAGCTTCTGGGCAGAAGCAGTTTCTCACTAAAATACCTAAAATACCTTTGAGGACATTTTTAGGGACGGTGAGTCTAGCACCTGGCAGACGGCCTCCTTCCAGTCACTTACCTTTTATTTCAATTTCTGTAAGATGAAAGTTTCTGCCTTGAACTGCAAAGAGGTACAGTCTTTCCTAATTGGAAAACTGATTTAGACAGCAGATACATAGGAGAAGGAATTGTTCATGAGGGATATGGATACTACAGGCCCACTGGGTGAGAGGTGGCTCACTTCAGTCTGCATCCATCATCCATGGCAAGGTCATAAATCAAGGTATTCCTGGTCCTGCTGCCACAGGGCTTCTTCTTAGCACTTTCAGTCTATATTTGCCTTCACAGAATATAAACAGCCCTCACAGCCCCTACAGCTGCTCAGAAACCTTGTATTCAGGGCAAAGCCATAATTAAGATGCTTTGAATGGCTTAGTGGGGAGAGAGAGGCTACTCCTAAGGATGAACAAAGAGCCAGGGGCGAAGCAAATGTCAAATTCAGTGCCTGAGACAGGTGCCTAAAGTTAGGTAGCATGAAGGTTAGGTAGTACGTGTGCCTGTGCAATGACTGATGCAGATTACAGATCTACAGATCCTGTAATAGTTGTGGCAATGAAAGGCAGCCCACTGTCTTGCTCAGTCCTTTCTTCTTATGTGCAGGCAGCCCAATCCATCCCATGGCGCGTTGGCTCTTCCCCACCTGAATCAAATGTATGTTCCTTGATAGATACTGGGAAAGGCTGGAACTGGGAGTCATCAAAAGCACCAGTGAGtttttgtgtgtgcacacataTGAACTGCATCAGCTTTGTATGCATGCGTAGCAAgtaggatcacagaatcatttaggttggaaaagaacctaaagatcatcaaatccaaccattaacctaacactgccaagtccaccactaaaccatgtccctccACCACATCTACATATCTTTTAAACAAATTCAGGGGCAGTGACTTTaccacctccatgggcagcctCTGCCTGTGATGGACAactcttccagtgaagaaatttttttctaatatccaatccaAACCTACCTGGCACAACTTGACACCATTTTCTCTTGTACTATTACTTGTTACCTGGGAGAcgagaccaacacccaccttgctCCAATCTCCTTTCACGTAGgtgtagagagcagtaaggtctcccctcagtctctttttctccaggctttcACCACCAGCTAcctcagctgcttcttgcaGGATTCattctctagacccttcaccagctttgttgccctcctctgaACACACTCTAGCTcttcaatgtccttcttgtagtagggggcccaaaactgaacacaggattcAAGGTATGGCCCCAtcagtgccaagtacagggggcAATCCCTTCCCTAGGCCTGCTtgccacactatttctgatacaaggcaggatgctgttggccttccCAGTTGGTGCATCCACAAGACATTCAGTTTCCAGCTGGTGGCTACTGGtcagcagacagaaaagcaaCTGCCCCAAATTCCAGTGATGAGTTTCCAAACAAACCATAGGTTCAAAGTCCTCTGGCGTACTTTTCTGCACTTGCTAGTGGattttaagttaatttttatATCTGCCGCTGCCAGATGGCTTCATGGTTGATGATTTCCCATGACTGTGCTGCAGTATTTCCAAGCCCCAGAGCAAAGTGCTACTGCCAATATGTTTATGGAAGGGCAAAGCCATCCCCAGTTTGAAAAGAAAGGGATTTTCCCAGTGCTTACTCAAATTTAACAGGGTGCCAAGCGTGTTTCAGTCATCTCCCTGTCTCAGCGTGGGGACTCCGCGGGATGCGCTGCGTTGGGGCACTGGAGGTTCCTGTCGCACCCgatgtgacagcagcagcccctgctgcgAGCTCTGCAAAACTGCAGGCAGCTCGTCCCCAGCCCCGGGGGGAGGGAACGGCAGCCGAGACCCTGCAGGACCACCCCCCCGCCCCGGATTCCCCCAAACCAGGCAGCCAGGACCCGGGGCCGCACAGCCCGGGGGTCTCCCCGCCGGCATCCGCGGACACTCTCCGGCCTGTCGAATAAATGATGCTTATAAACAAGACACGAGGCCAGACAAAACTTTCTGGCTCTACGTGACCTCCCTGCAGCTTCGGCGTGGCACAGGGTGGAAACTGCTTTCTGGGGGTGCCCGAGAAAGTGGTGTGGAGGGGCACGCTGTGGTATGCCTTCCTAACCCCCCTCgctgccctcctcctgcccacctcGGGCTTGTTCAGCATCTCGTCGCTCCCAGCCTTCACACTTTCACACTTGCACCCTGCCTGGGCTTCTCTGTCTCTGGCTGCCACTGCGGATTTGCCCCCTTAGGGGTAGGAGACACTCAGTCAGTGCAATTCACACAGGCCAGGGCGAGGCATTCCTGAGTCAGAAGTGCTCAGGAAGCcctgaaagaaatgaagaaaccTGATTTctgttagaaataaataaataaataaatagggaAACGTCGGAGGCAGCATTTCAGGAATGAAGAGGTACTATGGGAATATTTTTAGCATACAGCAGTGTGGGATTTCACCATCATCAGGGATAACAGAGAGGGCAGCACTAACTCAAAACTGGGTTTGGGATTCCTGTCAGTCCCACTTTTAATAAAGCCTTTCTCCGGAGGGTTTTTTATGCACTGGGAATCAGGTCTCAGGATCCTGAACTTCTCTTGTGGAGGCAATGATAGGGTGAAAGTCCTTCACAAATACCTGAACAAAAGTGAGCACACTGGATTTACTTTCTTGGTATTTCtaagacaaaaatgaaacagaCCATATTAATTTAAACAAACCTCATTCCAGACTGCATCATCCATACAAAGGCATATAGAGGGGCTCAAGCaccaggaaaacaaggaaaaatattaaaagaaaaaccttttcagaTTCTCTTTTGCAGTTGCTATCTTATCTTTCTCTTCAGCTCTGACCCAAGCCTTGCTTTCAACTGCTTAGCTGAACTTCATAAAATACAGACACCTGCAGACACATCAACTCTGGGCTCCATTTTCTTACTCAGATGCtaccaagaaaaaacaaccaaaacccaaaagtcTCCAGCACACACCCCACTCTGAGGTCCTTGCTTtgccagggatcagtgctgcAACCACTTCTGGTGTCTGGCTGTCTCCCATTTCCAGTGGGATGCTGGTGGGAGGCTTGGCATCAGCAGCCTTGTGGGAAGGATACCTCTGTCTGCTGCATACAAGTGTGTTTCTGAGACACTCCCTGCTGGTGTGATCACCCAGCTCTCACAGGGAAAGAAAGCCCTCTGAGATGATGAAGAACTGGAGTCTCGTAGGCCATCCATCCCCAGTCTTTCCACTGCTGTCACCAGGACAGAGAGACGTGCTGGGTACCTGCAGGGCATGGGGCTGCAAACAAAACTGCTGCCACCTTCCCAAGTCCTGCTAACAACCCCTCAGCCAAACATGGTCTGCAGTCACCACTGACCAGACCGGGGCCGACACTGCAGCCCGGGGTGGGACAAGGTTTATTCCCAACCCTCAGATGCCAGGAAAAGACACATCCCTTAGGGAGGATACGTAGCTTTAGCACGGCTGAAAACACGCAGTGTTTTGAGGGTCGGAGAACACTTGTCTTTATGGCAGCAGGGCTTGCAGTCACACAAAGGTAGGTTTCAGATCTTCTTTGAAATTCACCACAGGCCGGGGCAAGCCGTGGTACTCTGTCCGGTGGCCCACACAGCTGCTGGACTCCGTGTCCGTGTCCGTGCTACTGCTTCCCAGGGAGCCACGTGGGCTCTGGAAGCAGACCTCGCAGCAGGGGCGGTGGCAGCCGTGAAACATCTCTtcggagctgctgctggagtcaGAGTCCGGGTAATAGTACAGCGAGCGCAGGGAGGGCTCAGCAGGACCCCTCAAGGTTCCCTGACGCCGCTGCGTCTCCCACCGGAGGCACGGAGAAGCTGCCCCGGACTCCAGCCATCCCTCCGGCTGGAGGGAAACCTCCCTGGAAACGGGGATGGCTGGAGGGGATGGTACCGGTGGGTGAAGAAGCCTTCCACCAgccacctctccttccctccccagggagATATGGGCCAATTCCTCCTTTACTCCCCGGCTGGCACGGGGGGACGTGTGTCCAGGGAAATGGGTGGAGGTGGTAGGCAGCGGGATCCTCCTCCGGCGCCTCGCCagctgggggctgagggggctgcGGATGCCCGGGAGGCCCTCCTGGGCCCCCCATGTTCCCCCCGGCTTGTCTAAGGGGCCTTGGCTGCCAGGTGGGGGTCCCCCAGACAAGGCTGGGCTGTAGGTTTTGCCACCCAGGCTCAGGTCTTGCAAGATTTCCCACAGCTTCTCGCTGCTCACGTAGCTGACTTTTGGGGATGACTCCCAGGAGATGCCTTggccaggcagctgctctggagactgtccctgccctgcaggcACCCCATGCTCCATGGCATCTTTCAGGCCACGTTCGAGGCTGCCCTCCGCGTCAAAAAGCGGCACCTGAGATCTAACAGGCTTATGGCTCGCATATTCATGGAGGTCCTGAGCATCTCTGCAGAGAGGGGGTGTCCCCGGCAAGCGGGGAGGCTGCTGCCCATCCCGCTCCGGATCCGGGGGGCGGCAGTCCACTGACACATCCCCATGCTGCCCCACACAGGGAGCTGCCGGCAGGACGTAAGGATCGCAGCCGCTCTCTGCAGACATCAGCCTCATCAGCTTCTCCTTGGCGCTGCTCACTTGCTCCTGCAGGCTTTCGATCACGGCGTTTTTCTGTATCAAACAAATACGCGTGTCAAGCACAGGGAACTAAACGGCGGCCAATTTGGAAGCTGGGGCTGGCAGAAAATGAATCTTCTctctctgcagggagaggggctctggggcagcactgcagcaggcTTGCAAGAGCCAGACCAGCCAGCGAGTGTGtgacctcttcctcctctggaCCCCTCTGGAGCCCACCAGATGTGGATGTGGAAAGGGGGGGAACTGGGGCAGGTGGCTCTCTGAGCTGGGGTGCTCCAAGCCCTGAGCATGGGTgtcagaggaggaggctgggggcTGTGCTCAGACAGAGCATCTTCTTTCTAAATGAACCTTGTTTCACTGGATTTTGGAAACCAGGCTCTCCTGCTCTTCTCCCAccatattttggttttatttttgtttttcgATCCCTCTGTAGCATGCCTAAATTTTGGAACTTTGGGGTGCAGAACGATGTGACAAAACAAAGTGGCTCTTTCCCTCCAGAGAAAAAAGGCTGGAGGGGGAAGGCCAGTGTGGACCATAAGGAAGGGCTTCTCACCCGAGAAAGCCTCCAGCCCACAAAAGGGAACTGGAGAAGCTGGGCACGGCCGAGGGGGCCCGGCAGAGCCCCGTACCTCAGTGAGCAGCCGCTTCATGGAGTTTTTCTCCCCTATCAGCTGGTAGAGCTGCTCCTCGCTGTACACCGAGCGGCAGCTCCTGCTTGGGCTGGTGAAATATTTTGCCATGTGGCTCACGGTTTGGCTTTCTTCTTCAAAGGCTTTCCACTGCTTGAGCTGAGGAGTAGAAAAACGGTGTTATCTGCCCGATAGGCACAGCCCCTGCCGAGGGGGCGGGAGGCAGGCGCAGCTCCGGCACGAAGGAGAcaaagggatggagaaagggAGACAAAGGCAGGGTGTGACAGAGGAGCCTCTGCTCGCCACACGGGTGGCGAGAGACGCCCGGGCAAGGGGCTGGCGTGTCACTGGGAGCCTCCCACCCACCTCAGCCCTACCCTGTCCCTGGCTCCAgctttttaatgcagaaaaggGGTGGgtgcctgcctgtgctgcaaCCTCTAAGCGCGCTGTGTGTGGAagccttctccttcttcttcttccccctccctgagTCCCTGACACACAAAGACAGTGTCACGCACGCCTCCTTATCCCCGACTCACTGGTGACAAGCTGAAACCCAGCAACTCTTAGTATCCATTTTCTCGTCTAGAAGAGCCCAGATCCAGCTGCTTATCGATCTCAGATGAGCAATAGAAGAGCAAGCCCATTAGGAAAAACAAGTTGATGAATTAAAAGATGtaagttaaataaaatgttcGAGGCCCCCAGGCTACTGCAGAAAAATGGTACAGGCAGAGTGCAAGCACAGCTcatcagctgctctgccctTACTCCAAGAGACCTCACTCTTGGCAGAGCATTGCCAGCAGGCTTGGTGCTTGTCAGAGGAGGTTTGGATCCTGCTCCCAAGGGATGTTCAGCTAGTAGGCTGGGATTCTGCAGTTACACTGCATCAACTGAGGTAGGAGGGGACCTCTGGAAATCATCTACTTCAACCACCCTGCTCAAGCCAGGTGTACTGGACCGAGCCATGCAGGACTGTGTCTAACTGGGTCTTGAATATTTCCAAGGATGGAAAGTACACAACCTCTGGgaaacctgctccagtgctttATAATTTTCAAAGAACCCCCACCCCCATGCACCTTTTCTGATGTTTAAATagaatttcctgtgtttcactTTGTGCCCGTTGTCCCCTGTCCTGCCAGTggacaccactgagaaaagTCTGGCTCCCACATCTCTGCTCCACCCCCATTGGTATTTATACACATTGGTGAGAttccctgagccttctcctgCACAGATGTGCTCTTTCTTCAGCTTCacctcttcctccctttctcacCTCGTTTCCTTGAGCCCAAACATCCCTCCAAATATTACACCGAGTAAACAACTGTTTCCTCTCCCTGTAACAATGGGATCATTTTTCCCACCAGCTTCATGGCCAGCCACACCACGCTGCTTCTGAAGGACACAGGAAGCAGAAGAGCCTTGCCTCATCACAAAAGGCTTCCTTCAAACATCTCCACGTCCTCCTCCTCACTCACAGCAAAGCCCCCACCTTCCTTCAGCAAGAGTGCCGAGGACAGCCTCCCCCAGGAGCTGTTCTGAAGCAGCATGCTTCATGAAGTCATGAAGCCTCTAGGCCTTCTGAGGCCATCTGGATGTTCAGAGCCCAACTCCACCCCTGCCACAGCATGGCCACGGTGCTTGCCCTCTATGTGGCTGCTGCATGTGGCATGCTCTTGCAGGTGagtttctgagcagcagccctgcagtgcATCTTGCACTGCCTGCAGACTCAGGGGATTTGATGGGGGGAGGAGGACCACTGGGGGCTTGGAGGATGAGCTGTGTAGGTGAGCCCAGCATCTGGGgacagaagcaggaaaataacTGCTTTGGCAGTTATGTCTGTTGTTGTTACAACAACAACATGTCTGTTGTTGTTAAATTCAAAATTGTTCTCATTTTCAGCCGGGTGGCAGGGGACAGGTGGCACTGTACCTGTGGAACAAAGATGAAGCAGTTGATCGTGGTTGTACACACAAAGATGCCTCCAGAGGTAAAACCAAACACCAAGTTGTGCCATGCACGGAAGAAACGATGAACTAAGCAGACAGTGCCAGCAGCCAGGAAAACGAGGTTGACCCCGACAATGAGCGTCAAGGACTGGTTGACTGGCGGGGAGCTGACGTTGTCCGTCAGACCGGCCAAGTAGGTCCCATACAGCAGGAGGATactctggaagcagaaaagaggTTTCCAGAGTGTGGAAAATTACAGCCTGATGGTGTCAACCCCCACCTTGTACTGAGCCTGGTGAGCTCAGATACACTCAGCACAATCCTAATTAATGCTCTTTGATCTATAATGCAGACCTTCAGCGTGCGGTGGTGATGCTGCGGCAAACGCCCAGCGTGCTGCTGCAGGTCTGAAGTGGGGCTGAGGAGATGGGGTAGGGGTGAAGGCACTGGCAAGCCATGGAGGTCCCAGccaaggggagcagggagctgacaGTCAGGTGATGTCATGGAGCAGGGCACGACTGTGAAGGGGCAAGAAGTGAAAACCTCCCCTTgggcagcctggagcaggagcagcaaagaTGTCCAGACAAGAGACAAAGGTCCCTACAGGTATGCAGCAGTGGGGTTGCATCCAGGAGAAGTGACATACCTCTGAAGAAGCAGGAAGGAGTTTCAAAAGGACATTCAGAAGGAGAAAGCAAGGCAGAAGAAGGGGAGGTTTACACTAGAGGGAAGACAATGTACTTGGTGCCTTTTTATATAGCAATCCAGGAAACTACTGGGTACAATTCTCATCCTTCCGGTGGGTGCATTCTTCACCATTTCCTGCCTGACCAGTGGGGCTGAAAGGGGCTGGAGAGGTGCTCTCTACATAGTGGCCTTTCCTCATCCTGGTTGTTTCAGAGCAGGCTTCCTCCCCACGCTGCCCCTGAAACACCTCACATACGCATCTTTCTAGTGTGTTTTACCTGGCAGGCAGAATTCCTGCTTCTCTAGGGTACattagaagaaaacacagagaattTTTTGTCTGCTTCTGTAGTGTAGGATATGTGCATGAGAATAATTTGGAAATGTCATCTAACAAAATCCCTGCTACGGCAAGGACCCAGAATTTTGGGAACATGACCCCTACCTATTGCTGTGCTACCCAGTAAATGGCAACTGTCAGCCTTTTCCTGAGACCTTAAATTTGAGCATCAAGAAGTGCTTTGTGACCTGTGATGCAGATGTTCTGTAGACTCTTCTGGACACCTCTGTCCTGTGGCTGCTTGATGACTACAATGGCCACTGACAGCACTGAGGTCTGGAGGGACACTCTTACAGGCAAGACAGGTTCATGTCCACCATCTCTGGTGAGACTCCCAACTCCAGAGCACTGTGAATTCTCAGGGAGTAATTGTAATAGTTAGAACAGCATCACTGGGAGCTAGGGTGACACCTGACCCTGCTTCTACACTGGATCATAACAGGGCACCTCCAAATACACAGCCCAAAAGCAAGCCAACTCCTAAGCTCTGAGCCATTGAAAAACAGCACCAAAGTCCCATTTAAAATTCATATATTCTATCTGGGACACAGACAACAGCACTGCTGTCTGGTAAATTGGGACTTTCAGTAAGGActaagttttttgtttgtttgtttgtttgttttaaacttgaGCAGAGGACTTTGCTCCCAATTCCGGGCATCTCCTTGGCAAGTCATTTCTGTTCATTGCTCTATGCCAGTAAAACCAGGATAATACACCGAGCAGCTTCATAAGGGGCCAAGCAATGCTGTGGAAGATAAGAAGTGATACGTGCACACGAAGATAGAGCATACTCTCACGATAGTGTAAATCCAGATTAACTTCAGAAAAGCCATTAAAGAAATAACTCCATGACCCCCAGTAGGTAGATATGATCAGGATCAGGTTCAATTCAACACTAACAAAGAGTACCTGGGAAAGGGGATGTTTCGTTCCAGAAAGCAGTTTGTATCTGTTGTAGTAAAAGCATTACAAACTGCAGACAAATCAGCAGTGGAAACACAACACTGAAAGCCAAGGAACACCTGCAGTCCCTAGCAACAAAGGACTTTTAAGGACAAGCTGGACTAAATGAAGCACAAGGGGGAGAGGGACTTAGCTGTCTTGTGAAGTCTCTCCCTGCTATTTTCCCTATGATTTTGGGTAGATGGTCAACGAGTATCCTATCAGAGTGAGTCGGAAAGGGACTGCCTGTACTGCATGCAGAGATGGAGCCATTCCATAAGGAAGGCTGTGATCTCACAAGCTTCATGAACATCAGCTTTCTGAAACGTGTCCAGCCCCCACCAACCCAGAGACACATGAGACCACAGATAATTACAGCAATAATTATACCTACATAGTTACATCAGTATAACTAACTTTGCTGGAATAAGAATGGCCACGTGCAAAGCTCTGCCAGTGAAAATGTACCTCAGTGGTGTAATTAAGCTGATACACATCCTGTAAAGGTTGGCACCAAGCACTTGTCATCAGCACCTCCTTGAATCAGAGTCAGGGGACTCGGGGGCTGAGTTGCATAGTGCATCTCTGCAGTGGATGCTCATCTGAggctttatggaaaaaaatgtgctttaggAAATAGTAAGACAAACATTTTAAGAAGGGAggtggggggctgcagggagagaacTACAGAGGCACTATGTGCACAGTGTATGTAAAAACAGAACGTGAGGCAGGGAACAAGGGGCTAAgaaggattttaaaagaaaatgtaagaaagCATCAAGATGGCAGACTAGAGGTGGGAGGGCTTTCAAGAtgaagaggagctgctggaaccTGCAACAGGCATATAGCTCGGGTGGGCAGCAGAACTAAGAATGCTGCTAAACTTTTCATGCTGTGAGACTGGGAGAAGGCAAGATACAACACAAGAAACAACAAAGAGGTTACATACCTTAAAGCCTAAAATGAGAACGAGCCAAAGATCAGAATAAAGAGATGCGCAGGACTGTATGCGGCTCACTGAGCAGGTCATGCCTTTCTCTGTTGCCTAGGAGGCAAGGGGGAAGCAGAAGTGAAGGTGGCTGCCTAAAACCAGACACAGACTGATGGGCTGACAGGTCTATGCATTTGGCCAGGTCTCCTCTGTAAATTACTAAAAGGAAAGGCCAGAACTGGTGCTGCCAGGTGTAGAGGGCTAAAGTGAGGACGACACTAGCACTCTGCTACCAACAGGGCCAGTTAAATCTTTCTCTAAAGCAGCTGCAGGTGCCATGGA from Heliangelus exortis chromosome 1, bHelExo1.hap1, whole genome shotgun sequence harbors:
- the GPR156 gene encoding probable G-protein coupled receptor 156, which encodes MELGFNCSELCDGSFSFGSQAQQQRALQELCTVTVTSSDRNARSSLSFSAALLGVVWTFVTGGVLLALFFLVFTIHFRKNRIVKMSSPNLNIVTLLGSGLTYTSAYLFGIQEQSLPSGDSVEKLIQVRLCLLCVGTSLVFGPILGKSWRLYKVFTQRVPDKRVIIKDLQLLAMVAALVLADAVLLLTWVFSDPVQCFRSLSVSLRATEKGMTCSVSRIQSCASLYSDLWLVLILGFKSILLLYGTYLAGLTDNVSSPPVNQSLTLIVGVNLVFLAAGTVCLVHRFFRAWHNLVFGFTSGGIFVCTTTINCFIFVPQLKQWKAFEEESQTVSHMAKYFTSPSRSCRSVYSEEQLYQLIGEKNSMKRLLTEKNAVIESLQEQVSSAKEKLMRLMSAESGCDPYVLPAAPCVGQHGDVSVDCRPPDPERDGQQPPRLPGTPPLCRDAQDLHEYASHKPVRSQVPLFDAEGSLERGLKDAMEHGVPAGQGQSPEQLPGQGISWESSPKVSYVSSEKLWEILQDLSLGGKTYSPALSGGPPPGSQGPLDKPGGTWGAQEGLPGIRSPLSPQLARRRRRIPLPTTSTHFPGHTSPRASRGVKEELAHISLGREGEVAGGRLLHPPVPSPPAIPVSREVSLQPEGWLESGAASPCLRWETQRRQGTLRGPAEPSLRSLYYYPDSDSSSSSEEMFHGCHRPCCEVCFQSPRGSLGSSSTDTDTESSSCVGHRTEYHGLPRPVVNFKEDLKPTFV